Within Aspergillus oryzae RIB40 DNA, chromosome 2, the genomic segment TCCAAAGTCAGATTAGGGTTGCATATGTGTATTCCTGCGGATGTAGAATATGGAATATCATACTCTGACCGCCAACATGTTGATATTTTGTAACTTCGGGGCGTTGTCTACTTTAGACTTGACGGGCTTACACAGCCATTATCAGTTTCAAAAGTCCATCTCATACTATGCGGCACCATCTACGAGGTCTGCACTGCAACATGGAGAGGGGCAAGTGTCAAAGGGAATCTCTTCCGTGCACCCGCAAACTAATTCCAAATCCCTTCCAGGTACGGCAGGATCGAGCATCTATTTGTCATGTTTTATGGACCTGTACGGCGAACCCACTTTGTCTACTGTTGCTGACAGACGCTGCTCCCTCTTGCCGCCCCAAACAACCGTCTCATCGCCACCGCTTCCCAGCGCCATGGTGGGATCAGGCGACACTGGCGAAGCCACCATTAGTGCCGTCAGATCTGACCCAACAAATCTCAAGGGCCACCGGAGTCACTCATATGAGGGTGACAGTCATCAAAGAAGGATCCAACGCTGAAAGTGGCAACGCCACCAGCAGCGGTTTACCAAGCGATGAATCCAAAATCGCGAAGTACAACGGCATTTCCGAGAGCGCCAATAGTAGGGGCGAGTCAGCCTCGTAGGGTTTTAGAGAGGCTACAGCAAGAGTATGTGCGGACATTGGGCCTTCTGGGCCAGACCGAGAGGCAATGTCTTACACTAGCAGTTTCAGGCTGAGGCCGAAAAATCACGGCGATAGCGGCAGCGGGTGATATGCGCAATGGCAGATAATAGCCCGTCCAAGGACTCACTCAAGGATTCATCGGGTGTTCGGCTGGCGTTGTTCCTATGACTGTTTGTACACGAGAGTGAAGAAATAGCGCTCCTTCATAGCTATGCAGGATTGGGCATCGATCTTCGGGGTCTCCGAGCCACATAGCCCAAGTGCAAAAGCGGCCCGCCGGAGATCACAGCGAAGGCGATGACCCCTAACTAGGAAGGGAGATAGGTCCTGTGGATCTGGTTAGCTTCGGAGTGATGCATTGGGGCAGCAAATGCGCAATGACTAATTTTTATATAATCTTGATTATGTTCATGTAAGCGCTACAATACTCGACTATTTCAACTCCAGGTCCTTCATCTCAGCCTGTCTTGAACCCCTACTGACATTATATACACACCCCCACTTTCTACAATCTCCCGGAATGCCAACCGTTCCCTCTTTCCGCAAGATGAAACACAACCCAGATCTCTTGAAGAATCTCCCTGCCGATTTCCTAGCCGGCCATGACAAGCTCTCGCGCGAGCAAGCCGGACACCTACGGCATTTCCACAACCTCGCGACCCAAAGGGACGGCGAATGGGGGGTTATGGGGTCCCAGGACCCCGGACAGGAGTGGCTCGATGCCTACCGCTACCAGCTAGCCACAATGGCCTATGCAGCTGGGGCGGCACACTTCCACCGCTTACCTGCTCTGCGGTCAATCTTCCAGTCTCTTCTTAGTGGCCTTATTCATAAAATGCTCCGCCGAGAGGTCTGGGGTTACTGGTTTTTAACAAGCCATAGTGGCAAGTTTGTAGACCCGGATATCAAAAGGCTGAGACAACCATGGGCAGATCCTGTTGTTAAGGAGAATATCATGGTAGGTGACTTACTTTCCTTTAACCCTATTGGCCTCTTCTTATTGGTGTCGTGAGACCGTTTTTATTCTTGCTATTCTTGCTTTGACGTGCTTCTGTTTGCTTTGCTGTTGCCGTTGCTCACCTTCGCAATCCCCTGCTTAACTACCAGCAGTACTCcggtcatcttctcctcatGGTGTCGTTGTATACGATGCTTTTCAACGATGACAAATATAATCAGGAAGGGGCGCTTACCTTCAACTGGAGCCCAATATTCTGGGGCATGGGACCGGAGAAGTTTTCATACACCCGCGAATCTCTCCAAAAGGCCATCTTAGCGGAAATGGAGCGTGAGAAGTGGCTCGGGGTCTGCTGCGAACCAAACTGCATTTTCATTGTTTGTAATCAGTTTCCGGTAAGTTCCAGTCCTAACAAGGTTGCAATAATATCCGTCCCAAACAGGAAACTGCTAATGTACCCATAGATCATTGCTATGAGATACAATGATGTTCGGGACGGCACAAATGTTGCAACCGAGGTACTCAGTAAGTACACAGCTGCTTGGGAAGCAAAAGGCATGGCGGGCCCAAACGGGCTGTTCATCAGCTGGTACTCGCCAAAACAGGACACGAAGAGGCCAGCGCTTGATCTTGGGTTCACAGCTTGGTCAGTTACTCTATCATGAACTTGGAATTTCATCATATCACAGTACAGGAAGGAGGGAACAATAGGCAAAGTGTCTCACTTAGGAGCTAACTTTCTGTTCTTTGAGTTTATCAGGGCCACTGCATTCATGAACGCCTGGAACCCAATCCTTGCAAATGAGACATTTCAAGCGCAATCTATAGGCTTCCTTACTCGAGCCGACCATGACCGAATCAGCATTAACAGAGGGCCAGTGGCATTCGCCATCCGTGAGCTCGCTGAGAAGAAAGGAGTCGATCCATATTCCCTCTCAACCATGCAAAAGGCACGAGATATTGTGGCAAGCAACCCTACTACGGGAGAGCATCGAGAACCTTTTCCTCGACCAATGTTTGGATACATCCTCATGGCCATGTCTGAACTGGGTGATGAATCAAAACTTGCAGGTTTACTCAATCATGTTGATCGGTTCTTCCAGCCAACTTGGCAAAATGGGGGTCTCTACTACCCTGTTAATGCGGAACAGTATGACAAAGACGGAAATTGGACAGAGGTTGAACCATTTACGGGAAACGGCGCCGTTGGCTATGCGCGGTTGACAGTTCTCGGTGGTCAACGGAAGATGTGGGAGGAGCCTTGGTCTGCAGAGCAGGTTTCTCGGGCACCGCACATCAGTGGCATTGATTTAGGCAGTGGGGTAGATTTCCTGAGAGGCTGCTGGGATGAATCGCATCAGGCGATGGTGGTGACAATGCGGACGTGGGATCAGACGGAAAAGTTGTGAGTGTGCACCCCACCGCCTCCTGCAGTGATTCTATAGATTGGCCCCTTCAGTACATTTCTCACGACCCTACTACAGTATTGCTGACGTCCAGTTACCATCATAGCGTCCGACTTGAGAATCATAACCTTCCTGTGGGGACATATGGAGTCTATCGCAACGGAGTTCTGACGGAGACAAAATTTGTCGATCGGCCGGGAGATACGCTTGAAGTATATGTCCGAGTCGAAGGGATTGATTTTGACCTTGTTCTGCTGAAGGCTTAAGCATATAACCAAGTACGAGGTTAGATGAAAGATGTGTTCGACGATATTCGTAAGCAGCTAGCATTGATAGGGCAGGGCAGGGCAGTATCGACTTTCTTACTCGCCACTCATAGGTTCAATACTACAAGATACACGCCGTGTGTGTAGGGCCACAGCCATGGCTTCTCCCTTGATTAAGCGCTCCTAGAATAAATTTCTAGCATTCAATCTAAGTCAGTGGACTGAAAAGGTTCGGTTCAAGGGATACTCTACAAAACTAAGCTAAACCATCCGGCGCCGTTTATATCAACAGCTGTGACAACTGACATTATTCCACTGCCTTCAAAACATCTTAGCAATTGGTCCAAGTAGAAGTAATACATAACTACAGCGTTtgaatttatatattattgcCATGAGCGGTTTCCTACGAGTACCTTCCACGCCAGGTACTACGTTTGGTGAAACTGCTCCGTCACAGATTCCATTGAGCGTAGAGAACCTCTATCCCGCTTCCTGCTAGTCTCCGGAAATGCGGCTACAGAGGATACCGTCATATCAAGTACCCGTGCTCTTAGAATATAATGCCAGAGGAGCGCTCCTGTTGAGCATGCTAGAGGCATAAAAGCTAATGAAATCTGTGTACGTATGTCGTTTCCAAGGTTTATTCGACCATAAAAAATTTTTGCTCATACCggtcctcttcttttcgtcCTCAGTTATGTAGtaatttcttgtttgtaAGATGGATGTGGCTACTGTTCAAAATGGTAGAAGAACAGTTGTAAACCATTTACCACGTGAAACTTCCCAGCTATCACCTGTTGTGTCACCGACCAATTATGATGATATCTGGAAACTTGGATCAACAACGTCGGGTAATGATTTCGAGGGCTGCTGACCCTTTTTGGTGCTGTTGACGGGCTTGGCGGAATCATGTTTATTTGGCTAGATTTTTGGGCAGTTGCGGCCGAGTACGCCTCATACGGGCGGTCACCGACGAATCCGGGAGTGATCAGGATCTGCTCCCGATACGCCCTGACTATCCGTACTCCGTGAGCGATCCGAGAGCGATCAGCACACGCACCGGGCGTGCTCATGCCACGATCCGGGCTGATCCCAGAGTGAAAAGCGGCGCTGACCTAAGCCTAttctggaaatggaaagTCGTCGGGCGGCTTTCCGCAGAAATCGTGTTCAATAGTGTCACGGTTAATGTCGGGAAACCGAGGTGCTACTCCGAGTGGCCAATTCCGAAGTATACCCATTATGATAGAGAGCCATTCAATCGGAATGATACGTTCTCATACATTGGACCTAAATACTATCGTCTGCTTGGGTGCTAGTGCTATCTTCCTTGCTTAATAGTCGGGGACTATTGTTACTCCAGctatcatctcttccttATATAAATTCGATGATAATTGCTCACAGGAGTCTTATATGAGAATAGGTCCAACACACCAAATTTAGGACATATTTATCTCTGGATCTAGTATCAACTTTTCTTAATTACTTATTTATCACACTCTGGCTAGGATACGGCCTTCGCTAGTTATCTAGAACACCGGCGTTGGAGCCCAGTATATCGCATTATCGAGACAACTAATATCATTGCATACCTAAATGTCGGTCAAACCTAATCTTGGATTCTTTATAGTGCCGTCTAAATCTAGAGAATCACAATCAATAAGTCAAATAATAGTTACAAAAGCATCTATCTGGATGCTCTTTGTGCCCCATAGCTTAGAGCGTTGGAACCTCGACTTGGACATAATTGAGGATTTATTTTTCCTATGAAAGCGAAATACCGTGTCACCTACATATATCAAGGGTAAAAGTATAGCCAAAGGCACTGATGTAATGCTATATCTTGCTATCAAGCATCTATACGTGGAAGTGCTCCATAGGCTTAGAGAGGTTTAGATGACCAAATAGGTATCGCGAACCTACGTACTGAGTCTCGTCGTATCTATAATCCTATCAGAACCTTTTATAATATATGCTGTGCTATCTCAATACTCAAGCTCAGGCTTAGCAGAAAGCATAATGCAGCGAATCTCCTAGAGTCACAGGCTATCTGACAACCGTTGTCCTAGAGTTGGGAATTCATAGAACATTAATTGATTTGCTGCTTGTTGAAGGGCGGATCTCTCAGGTTCTAGCTTCCAGGGATCACATGCTTTTTTGATGCTAAGCTCTTTAACGTCTCCGTGGTCGAGGCAGTGCAAAGCATACCTTTACCAAGCGCATTACATTTGCCGCTGTCATTTTGGATTCGGATGCTTCCTTGGTGGCCCCGCATCCCCTAATTTGTAAAAGTCAACGTTAGCTCTTCTATCCCAGTACCAAATACGTTAGTGATATCGTCAGTACCATTCCTTCGAGCAACACTATCCTATCAAGAGAAATCACTATCGCATCTCTGAAGCTATTGCCGTAGCTCAATGTCGTTAATATTGGCAGTGCGAGTTCTTCGGGCCTATCAGCAGGTACGATAGCGATTCGGTTGCCGCTGGTCCCCATAACCTCTTGAACAAATGATCCTAACTCTGTACAACAGCAGTAATAGAACACTGTCAATATTAGAAGAAGATAGGACCGTGAAAGACTTATATAAATAAAGATGTACTCGTGCAAGCTGGCGCAACATTTCCACGTGGACAGGGAGTCCTATGCCATGGCTCCCGATTCCAACCGTGCCCGTTAAGTACTTGGTGCTTTCGAGGTTCTCGTAGCctttggtgatgatgtttCTGTGGCCCTTCCTTATAGTAATCAAGGCGATGCCACGCTCATGTCCCATTGCCTTCCATTTGTGCTGGCTGGTTCTGGTTTGCTCGGTACCAAGCTGCTAGGTGAGATGCATAAAAGCTCTCCGCCAGCGTTACCTGGTGAGATACAGGCGCCGGGATGATTCATAGTACTGAAAATAGCGTCCCAATGAGGTCGAAAGATATCTTCGCCCTGTAGTGTCTCCATCCACAGGATACACTTAATGCGGACGAGGACGTCGTTCCAATTACTCAGTCGTAGAGAAGCAGCCATAATCCGCGCTCTCTCTATAAACCACTGATAGTCAGGTGTGCCAGTTGAGGCCACCAAGCCGATTGCAAGAAGCCAGGCATCAAGCGAACCATACACACGAGGGGTCGATTCGAGTTGCTTGAGTTGATCTATAAATCGGATGACAATGCTATGCATCATGGCAGCATGTGAGTAATACGTTGGCCCATGAATGATGAACATGTAGAGTATGATTGCGTAGCGGATGCATTCGGTGATCGACGACGAGTGAGAACTTTCCGTATCCGGTGCTGTAAGTAGAAGTCGGTGTATGACAAAACAAGTGAGGTCATGAAGTCGTGTGGTTGGGAAATGTATCCGTTGCGCCTGCTGGAAGGCACTACGAAGACGGACGAAAACATTCCTGACTGCGTAATCGACTTCCATACTGATGAGCTCGGATAAATCATCGTAAAGGGCGGTGGGATCCATCTGCCATTCTGGAATAGGCGGTATGCCATCTCCAATGCCGACATCATCTTGGGTCTCGAATTGAGGATGGCCCATGACGATCATCGACACCCTATAGTGCATGTGAATAGTATACCCTCAAGGTGAACAAGGAGGCACTTACCAGCTAATCATCCTCGCGGTAAGTGGGCTTGTTTGTCTTACTGAATTGATACCACCTCGCATGTTGACCAGTCTTATTGCTCCGTCAACATGCATTTGGCTGACCTTGATATTGCCCTTACCAAACTGAAGGTGGTGTGATATCAGCATTCAATTCGTAAGGAAGATATGAGACTtagagaaagaatgattcATAACGGGATCTCACTTCGATAGCTGCCAAAGTAATTACTGAGTTCATAGTTCCATCCTGTACCGCCAGCGACGTGTCTTGAACTTTGCGCCGCAGTAAAGAGACGGAGTCGGCCATGAGAAGTTCCGAGGTTTGGAAGCCCTTCTGGGCCAACAACTCCTCATCAAGACATGCCGTCTGCAGCGAGACATGAAATAGTGCCGGGTCGCCCAGAGCAAGTGGCCACCAAGAGATGAGAAACGGATTCGTCGTTGGATTTAGGTCGAGGGGATAATATTGAAAGGCGATCTTGTGGATAACTGAATTTGGTAAGCTCAACTTGGATCGACGACATAGAATAAAGACGTACGTACAGCTATAGATGAGACGTTGTACGCGTTCGCGGGGAAGTCTCGTCTGCGGGTATGAATCGAAAGGATCGAGAGACCCAAATCTGTAGGCGGTTAAAGTGCCGGATGTCTTGAGGGGTCTTGATGATCCGCCATCTCCCCACCCGGGAGCTGCCGGCAACGCTGTCAGAGGCTCATTCGCATAGTTGCACGGGACATCGCGCTTGACACAGCGTGAGCAACGCGGCGTGCGGAGGTCGCAACTATGTTTTGATTTGGCACACGCAGTACAGGATCGGCGAAGAGTTTGGCGCATTTTGGCGAAGGGAAGTTGAGTGTAGGTGGAGACAGCCGGAAGACTCAGGTACCAAAAGGTACGTGCTGTCGAGCCGCGCGCCAAGAGCACAAATACCCATAAATAACTCTTACACCAACAACACCCCCACTTTTACCCGATGTCATTTCTCCAGATCCATTTCACCTTCGAGGTACAATCTGTATATCGAATTCTCAAGCTTCAATTTCTAAAATATTAGAGGCGAATTCAGTTCTACCCGAAAGCCAACCTCAGCTTACTTATCACTCTATACAATCAGCTACTGTGATATTTTTAGTGTTAGaaaatctttatatatattgtatCACCCAAGAGTAAACCGGCAAACAGAGTCGATAACTGATCTCTTTATGACGCTATCTACATACTATATCATCTAGTAAACACGCTTAACACGGATATTACTTCCTCTAA encodes:
- a CDS encoding uncharacterized protein (predicted protein) — encoded protein: MPTVPSFRKMKHNPDLLKNLPADFLAGHDKLSREQAGHLRHFHNLATQRDGEWGVMGSQDPGQEWLDAYRYQLATMAYAAGAAHFHRLPALRSIFQSLLSGLIHKMLRREVWGYWFLTSHSGKFVDPDIKRLRQPWADPVVKENIMYSGHLLLMVSLYTMLFNDDKYNQEGALTFNWSPIFWGMGPEKFSYTRESLQKAILAEMEREKWLGVCCEPNCIFIVCNQFPIIAMRYNDVRDGTNVATEVLSKYTAAWEAKGMAGPNGLFISWYSPKQDTKRPALDLGFTAWATAFMNAWNPILANETFQAQSIGFLTRADHDRISINRGPVAFAIRELAEKKGVDPYSLSTMQKARDIVASNPTTGEHREPFPRPMFGYILMAMSELGDESKLAGLLNHVDRFFQPTWQNGGLYYPVNAEQYDKDGNWTEVEPFTGNGAVGYARLTVLGGQRKMWEEPWSAEQVSRAPHISGIDLGSGVDFLRGCWDESHQAMVVTMRTWDQTEKFYHHSVRLENHNLPVGTYGVYRNGVLTETKFVDRPGDTLEVYVRVEGIDFDLVLLKA
- a CDS encoding uncharacterized protein (predicted protein), whose translation is MISWVSMIVMGHPQFETQDDVGIGDGIPPIPEWQMDPTALYDDLSELISMEVDYAVRNVFVRLRSAFQQAQRIHFPTTRLHDLTCFVIHRLLLTAPDTESSHSSSITECIRYAIILYMFIIHGPTYYSHAAMMHSIVIRFIDQLKQLESTPRVYGSLDAWLLAIGLVASTGTPDYQWFIERARIMAASLRLSNWNDVLVRIKCILWMETLQGEDIFRPHWDAIFSTMNHPGACISPGNAGGELLCISPSSLVPSKPEPASTNGRQWDMSVASP